Part of the Pseudarthrobacter sp. L1SW genome, CGCCGGCGTTCCAGGGATGGCAGCGCGCCAGGCGCCGGGCTGCGAGCCAGCTTCCCCTAACGGCGCCGTGCACCGTGATCGCTTCGAGGGCATAGGCCGAGCACGAAGGAAAGAAGCGGCAGACCTGCCCGTACAAGGGCGAAATCACCTTGCGGTAGGCCTTCAACAAAAGAATGAGGATGTTGCGGGGCAGGTTCCAGAGGAACAGCGCAACTGCTGCAGCACTACGTCGGAGACAGGTAACGACGACGGCGGTGGCGTTACGCACGCAATGTCCCCTCCTGTGTAGTACCGGCCGAACTGTTGGCGGCAGCCCTTGCAGGGCGGCCGGCCAGCCGGGTCATCGTTGATTCCAATGCGGCATTGTAATCCGACAGCAGCTGGTCCCAGCTGGCAGTTGCGGACGCAGGAAGCGCCCGGACCACTATGGCGAACCCGGTGCCGTACTCGCGCAGCGAGGCAGCACCGGCTTCCCTCAGTCTCCTCT contains:
- the rnpA gene encoding ribonuclease P protein component is translated as MLATRNRLRTATDFSTTVRSGVRNGRRNVVLYTAAIAADEPSRIGFIVSKSVGNAVVRNLVKRRLREAGAASLREYGTGFAIVVRALPASATASWDQLLSDYNAALESTMTRLAGRPARAAANSSAGTTQEGTLRA
- the yidD gene encoding membrane protein insertion efficiency factor YidD — translated: MRNATAVVVTCLRRSAAAVALFLWNLPRNILILLLKAYRKVISPLYGQVCRFFPSCSAYALEAITVHGAVRGSWLAARRLARCHPWNAGGVDHVPAGHRHWPENQTPTIVVLNNPDKYLAAQSDGEGRSAA